One window of Robiginitalea biformata HTCC2501 genomic DNA carries:
- a CDS encoding methylmalonyl-CoA mutase family protein, with protein sequence MEASKPYKPTHKIRIVTAASLFDGHDAAINIMRRIIQATGVEVIHLGHDRSVAEVVDCAIQEDANAIAMTSYQGGHNEYFRYMHDLLREKGAGHIRIFGGGGGVILPEEIRELMDYGITRIYSPDDGRELGLQGMINDLVASSDFAVAEIPMPEEQPLKKALAARDPRVIARMISLAENRPEAYSSLAGELPQTLNPVPVLGITGTGGAGKSSLVDELVRRFLSEFPERTVGIISVDPSKRKTGGALLGDRIRMNAIHHPNVYMRSLATRQSNLALSKHVGEAVSVLRAAGFDLVILETSGIGQSDTEILEHSDVSLYVMTPEFGAATQLEKIDMLDFADLVAINKFDKRGAQDALRDVKKQYKRNHGIWEPGDSDLPVYGTIASQFNDPGMNRLYAAVMQQLGEAGAGWATGSHAPEQEEPEKIYIIPPARTRYLSEIAEANRAYEHQAQQQARVADELYGLYRAMCTLAGVAGADGDMPLLGKDGLLAGELEKVAETADIPASRRQALDALAEAFENLRKDLDPHNWDLLLGWQALKQRYREPEYRFKVRGRELTMETHTESLSHLKIPKVALPAYRAWGDVLQWQLRENVPGRYPYTAGLYPFKRKGEDPTRMFAGEGGPERTNRRFHYVSLDMPAKRLSTAFDSVTLYGNDPGHRPDIYGKIGNAGVSVCCLDDAKKLYSGFDLSDPMTSVSMTINGPAPMLLAFFLNAAIDQNCEKYIAENGLEKEVEARIAAYFKEKGVDRPEYRGELPEGNDGLGLRLLGLTGADVLPDDVYSRIRSETLRSVRGTVQADILKEDQAQNTCIFSTEFALRLMGDVQEYFIENEVRNFYSVSISGYHIAEAGANPITQLAFTLANGFTYVEYYLSRGMDIDRFGPNLSFFFSNGIDPEYAVIGRVARRIWARAMKEKYGAGPRAQMLKYHIQTSGRSLHAQEIDFNDIRTTLQALYAIYDNCNSLHTNAYDEAITTPTEESVRRAMAIQLIINKELGLAKNENPLQGSFIIEELTDLVEEAVLAEFDRITERGGVLGAMETMYQRSRIQEESLHYETLKHSGEYPIIGVNTFLSSKGSPTILPKEVIRATEAEKKAQIETLERIRKQHREQATVWLDRLKEAAVRNENLFAVLMEVCKYCSLGEVTRALFEVGGQYRRNM encoded by the coding sequence GGGGTGGGGGCGTCATCCTGCCGGAGGAGATCCGGGAATTGATGGATTACGGAATTACGCGCATTTACTCCCCGGACGACGGCCGGGAACTGGGCCTGCAGGGCATGATCAACGACCTGGTGGCTTCCTCCGATTTCGCAGTGGCCGAAATCCCCATGCCGGAGGAGCAACCCCTTAAAAAGGCACTGGCTGCCAGGGATCCGCGCGTCATTGCCCGGATGATCAGCCTGGCGGAGAACCGTCCGGAGGCCTATTCCTCCTTGGCAGGGGAACTGCCGCAGACCCTGAACCCGGTTCCCGTTCTCGGGATCACGGGTACGGGCGGCGCGGGTAAGAGCAGCCTGGTAGACGAATTGGTACGGAGGTTCCTCTCCGAATTCCCGGAGCGGACCGTCGGCATTATTTCGGTAGACCCTTCCAAGCGCAAAACGGGGGGCGCCCTCCTGGGCGACCGGATCCGGATGAATGCCATTCACCACCCGAATGTCTACATGCGCTCTTTGGCTACCCGCCAGTCGAACCTCGCCCTGTCCAAACACGTGGGTGAAGCGGTTTCCGTGCTCCGGGCAGCCGGTTTTGACCTGGTGATTCTCGAAACCTCGGGCATCGGCCAGTCGGACACGGAGATCCTGGAGCACTCGGACGTATCCCTCTATGTCATGACCCCTGAATTCGGGGCGGCCACCCAGTTGGAAAAGATCGACATGCTCGATTTTGCCGACCTGGTGGCCATCAACAAATTCGACAAACGGGGGGCGCAGGACGCGCTCCGGGACGTGAAGAAACAGTACAAGCGGAACCACGGCATCTGGGAACCCGGCGATTCGGACCTGCCCGTTTACGGCACCATCGCGTCCCAGTTCAACGACCCGGGGATGAACCGCCTCTACGCAGCGGTCATGCAACAACTCGGGGAGGCCGGTGCGGGATGGGCCACAGGGTCGCATGCCCCGGAACAGGAAGAACCGGAGAAGATCTATATCATCCCGCCTGCCCGTACCCGCTACCTCTCGGAAATTGCAGAGGCCAACCGGGCCTATGAACACCAGGCGCAGCAGCAGGCTCGGGTTGCCGATGAGCTCTACGGCCTCTACCGGGCAATGTGTACCCTGGCGGGCGTTGCAGGTGCCGACGGCGACATGCCCTTGCTGGGGAAGGATGGATTACTGGCCGGGGAGTTGGAGAAGGTGGCGGAGACCGCCGACATCCCGGCTTCCCGCAGGCAAGCCCTCGACGCGCTCGCGGAAGCCTTTGAAAATCTCCGGAAGGACCTGGACCCGCATAACTGGGACCTCCTGCTGGGATGGCAAGCGCTCAAACAACGCTATCGGGAGCCCGAATACCGTTTTAAGGTCCGCGGCAGGGAGCTCACCATGGAGACCCATACGGAATCGCTCTCCCATTTAAAGATTCCCAAGGTTGCGCTGCCGGCCTATCGGGCTTGGGGGGATGTGCTGCAGTGGCAGCTCCGGGAAAACGTACCAGGGCGCTATCCGTATACAGCCGGCCTGTATCCCTTTAAGCGGAAAGGGGAGGACCCCACCCGGATGTTTGCCGGCGAAGGCGGGCCGGAACGCACCAACCGGCGTTTTCACTATGTCAGCCTCGATATGCCCGCCAAGCGTCTGTCCACTGCTTTTGACTCGGTGACCCTGTACGGGAATGATCCCGGGCACCGTCCGGATATCTACGGGAAGATCGGGAATGCAGGGGTGTCCGTCTGCTGTCTGGACGACGCAAAGAAACTCTACAGCGGCTTTGACCTGAGCGACCCGATGACTTCGGTGAGTATGACCATCAACGGGCCCGCCCCGATGCTGCTGGCCTTCTTCCTGAACGCGGCCATCGACCAAAACTGCGAAAAGTACATTGCGGAGAACGGCCTCGAAAAAGAAGTGGAAGCGCGGATTGCGGCTTACTTTAAGGAAAAGGGCGTCGATCGACCGGAATACCGGGGGGAATTGCCCGAAGGAAACGACGGGCTGGGGCTCCGGCTCCTGGGGCTTACCGGGGCCGACGTGCTGCCGGACGATGTGTACAGCCGGATCCGCAGCGAGACGCTGCGTTCAGTCCGGGGGACCGTCCAGGCGGATATCCTCAAGGAGGACCAGGCGCAGAACACCTGTATATTTTCCACTGAATTTGCCCTGCGGCTCATGGGGGACGTACAGGAATATTTCATCGAAAACGAGGTGCGGAACTTCTATTCGGTGTCTATTTCGGGCTACCATATCGCCGAGGCAGGGGCCAACCCGATCACCCAGCTCGCCTTTACCCTGGCCAACGGTTTTACCTATGTGGAATACTACCTGAGCCGGGGGATGGACATCGACCGGTTCGGGCCGAACCTCTCCTTTTTCTTCTCCAACGGCATCGACCCGGAATACGCGGTGATCGGCCGGGTGGCCCGGCGGATCTGGGCCAGGGCGATGAAGGAAAAATACGGTGCGGGACCCCGGGCACAGATGCTCAAATACCATATCCAGACCTCCGGCAGGAGCCTGCACGCCCAGGAAATCGATTTTAACGATATCCGTACCACGCTGCAGGCCCTCTATGCCATTTACGACAATTGCAACTCCCTGCATACAAATGCCTACGACGAGGCCATCACCACCCCTACCGAGGAATCCGTGCGGCGCGCAATGGCCATCCAGCTCATCATCAACAAGGAACTCGGCCTGGCCAAAAACGAGAACCCGCTCCAGGGCAGCTTTATCATCGAGGAACTCACCGACCTGGTCGAGGAGGCCGTGCTGGCAGAGTTCGACCGGATTACCGAAAGGGGAGGGGTGCTCGGGGCCATGGAAACCATGTACCAGCGTTCCCGAATCCAGGAGGAAAGCCTGCATTACGAGACCCTGAAGCACAGCGGGGAATACCCGATTATCGGGGTAAATACCTTCCTGAGTTCCAAGGGGTCGCCCACCATCCTCCCCAAGGAGGTCATCCGGGCAACAGAAGCGGAGAAAAAGGCCCAGATCGAAACCCTGGAGCGCATCCGCAAACAGCACAGGGAACAGGCTACAGTTTGGCTTGATCGGCTCAAGGAGGCCGCCGTGCGGAATGAAAACCTGTTTGCCGTTTTAATGGAAGTCTGCAAATACTGTTCGCTCGGGGAGGTGACCCGGGCGTTGTTTGAAGTGGGCGGG